In the Actinomycetota bacterium genome, one interval contains:
- a CDS encoding nitrite reductase: MTLTRRDDGSVAVAGREFPTNRGGLCHKGWTAAQLLQSADRLTTPLVRAHKGAPLLPASWDQALDMVAASFRQLAAEHGPDAVAVFGGGGLTNEKAYALGKFARVVLRTSRIDYNGRFCMSSAAAAANRAFGVDRGMPFPLQDVGEADVVMLVGANVAETMPPFVRHLSAQRERGGRLIVVDPRVTPTARLADLHLQPVPGGDLALLLGVLHVVVARGWVDEDYVRDRTTGFGAVRHRVSAYWPERVEALTGVPADQIREAARLLAGANRAILLSGRGAEQHSKGVDTVAALIDLALALGLPGRPGSGYGAITGQGNGQGGREHGQKADQLPGYRRLADPADRAFVAEVWGVAPDDLPAPGLPASQLLEALGRPAGPQALLVMGSNPVVSAPRSIAVTERLDALALLVVCDPFVSETAARADVVLPVAQWAEEDGTMTNLEGRVVLRRKLSAPPPGVRTDLDVIAELAHRLGHQQGFPAEPQTVFAELRLATRGAPADYSGIDYDRLGAEDGVFWPCPQDTVGTPRPFVDAFPTADGRARFADVTDRAAAELPDAGYPLHLTTGRVLAQYQSGNQTRRITELVAVAPEAFVEMHPVVADDLGVVDGELVQVVSRRGHAVARAMLSEGIRMDTVFMPFHWPDAGNANRLTNTATDPVSGMPEFKVCAVRLERIAP; encoded by the coding sequence ATGACGCTCACCCGTCGCGACGACGGCAGCGTCGCGGTGGCCGGGCGCGAGTTCCCCACCAACCGGGGCGGCCTGTGCCACAAGGGATGGACCGCGGCGCAACTGCTGCAGTCGGCTGATCGGCTCACCACGCCGCTGGTACGGGCGCACAAGGGCGCCCCACTGCTGCCGGCGAGCTGGGACCAGGCACTGGACATGGTCGCCGCGAGTTTCCGGCAGTTGGCCGCCGAGCACGGCCCGGATGCGGTGGCGGTGTTCGGCGGCGGAGGACTGACCAACGAGAAGGCTTACGCGTTGGGCAAGTTCGCTCGGGTTGTGTTGCGTACCAGCCGGATCGACTACAACGGCCGGTTCTGCATGTCCAGCGCCGCCGCGGCGGCCAACCGTGCCTTCGGGGTCGACCGGGGTATGCCGTTCCCGTTGCAGGACGTGGGCGAAGCCGACGTGGTGATGCTGGTCGGCGCCAACGTCGCGGAGACGATGCCGCCGTTCGTCCGCCACCTGTCGGCACAGCGGGAACGCGGCGGCCGGCTGATCGTGGTCGACCCGCGAGTCACTCCCACCGCGCGGTTGGCGGACCTGCACCTGCAACCGGTTCCCGGTGGCGACCTGGCGTTGCTGCTGGGCGTCCTGCACGTCGTGGTCGCGCGTGGCTGGGTCGACGAGGACTACGTGCGTGACCGGACGACGGGCTTCGGCGCCGTGCGACACCGGGTTTCGGCGTACTGGCCGGAGCGGGTCGAGGCGCTGACCGGCGTACCGGCCGACCAGATCCGGGAGGCCGCGCGGCTGCTGGCCGGCGCGAATCGCGCCATTCTGCTGTCCGGCCGTGGCGCGGAGCAGCACAGCAAGGGCGTCGACACCGTTGCGGCGCTGATCGATCTGGCGCTGGCGCTCGGGCTGCCGGGCCGGCCCGGCAGTGGTTACGGCGCCATCACCGGCCAGGGCAACGGTCAGGGTGGTCGCGAGCACGGTCAGAAGGCCGACCAGCTGCCGGGCTACCGGCGACTGGCCGATCCGGCGGATCGCGCGTTCGTGGCAGAGGTGTGGGGGGTGGCGCCCGACGACCTGCCCGCCCCGGGTTTGCCAGCCAGCCAGTTGCTCGAGGCATTGGGCCGACCGGCCGGACCCCAGGCGCTTCTGGTCATGGGCAGCAACCCGGTCGTGTCCGCGCCGCGGTCGATCGCGGTGACCGAGCGATTGGACGCCCTGGCGCTGCTCGTGGTCTGCGACCCGTTCGTGTCCGAGACCGCTGCGCGGGCCGATGTGGTCCTGCCCGTCGCGCAGTGGGCCGAGGAGGACGGCACCATGACCAACCTCGAGGGCCGTGTCGTGCTGCGCCGCAAGCTGTCTGCGCCGCCGCCAGGAGTGCGGACCGACCTCGACGTGATCGCGGAACTGGCCCACCGGCTCGGCCACCAGCAGGGTTTCCCAGCCGAGCCGCAGACCGTGTTCGCCGAACTCCGCCTGGCGACCCGGGGTGCTCCCGCGGACTACTCCGGCATCGACTACGACCGGCTGGGGGCCGAGGACGGCGTGTTCTGGCCCTGCCCGCAGGACACCGTGGGGACGCCGCGGCCGTTCGTCGACGCCTTCCCGACCGCCGACGGCCGCGCCCGTTTCGCCGACGTCACCGACCGCGCAGCCGCGGAACTGCCCGACGCCGGCTATCCGCTGCACCTGACGACCGGGCGGGTGCTGGCGCAGTACCAGAGCGGGAACCAGACACGACGGATCACTGAACTGGTGGCCGTCGCTCCGGAAGCCTTCGTCGAGATGCATCCGGTGGTCGCCGACGACCTCGGCGTCGTCGACGGCGAACTGGTGCAGGTCGTCAGTCGCCGCGGCCACGCGGTGGCCCGCGCGATGCTGTCGGAGGGGATCCGGATGGACACCGTGTTCATGCCGTTCCACTGGCCGGACGCGGGCAACGCCAACCGGCTGACCAACACCGCCACGGATCCGGTGTCCGGCATGCCGGAGTTCAAGGTGTGCGCCGTACGCCTGGAACGGATCGCGCCGTGA
- a CDS encoding NAD(P)/FAD-dependent oxidoreductase, producing MVVVGNGMAGSRVVEELRRRDPARMLGVTIVGAERAPAYNRILLTEVLAGRHSGEELGLVPGGWHDDHGVDLVTGDPVDTLDRAARKVVTASGRVLPYDVLVLATGADAALPDIEGLRTEAGQLLPNAFALRTLDDLRELQRARRHATRAVVLGGGLLGLEVGRGLVASGLETVVVHVGPHLLDRQLDSTAGNVLVRAAAGVGLASRIGRAVTRIVRNADGAVGGVELDDGTCVLADLLVLATGARPQVGLARAAGLRVERGIVVDDTLRSVDDPRVFALGDCAEHDGVVAGLVAPAWEQAAVIAAQLTGADPAARYRGSRVAARLKADGLHVAAMGARDAELPGDDVVVVADTAQGTYRKLVVRDGRIAGATVVGELSTVGVLTQLFTRQARLPGDRVSLLAPGSGTTSTPAASPSLMPAGTTVCSCNGVTKGAIQQAVLGGSRSVAAVARATRATTGCGGCRDVVSGIVDWLAAADPQVEVNA from the coding sequence GTGGTCGTCGTCGGCAACGGCATGGCCGGATCGCGCGTGGTGGAGGAACTGCGCCGCCGCGACCCGGCGCGGATGCTCGGCGTGACGATCGTCGGTGCCGAACGGGCTCCGGCGTACAACCGGATCCTGCTCACCGAGGTCCTCGCCGGCCGTCACAGCGGCGAGGAGCTCGGCCTCGTCCCCGGCGGCTGGCACGACGACCACGGTGTCGACCTGGTCACCGGCGACCCGGTCGACACCCTCGACCGGGCGGCTCGCAAGGTCGTCACCGCGTCCGGGCGGGTGCTGCCGTACGACGTCCTCGTGCTGGCCACCGGCGCGGACGCCGCGCTGCCGGACATCGAGGGTCTGCGCACCGAGGCGGGACAGTTGCTGCCCAACGCTTTCGCGCTGCGCACGCTGGACGATCTGCGGGAGTTGCAGCGGGCGCGCCGGCACGCCACGCGGGCGGTGGTCCTCGGCGGCGGCCTGCTGGGGCTGGAGGTGGGCCGCGGCCTGGTCGCCTCGGGGCTGGAGACCGTCGTGGTGCACGTCGGCCCGCACCTGCTGGACCGCCAGCTCGACAGCACCGCCGGCAACGTCCTAGTCCGCGCCGCCGCCGGAGTCGGTCTGGCCTCACGGATCGGCCGGGCGGTCACCAGGATCGTGCGCAACGCCGACGGGGCCGTCGGCGGCGTCGAACTCGACGACGGCACCTGCGTGCTGGCGGACCTGCTGGTGCTGGCGACCGGCGCGCGGCCGCAGGTCGGCCTGGCCCGGGCCGCCGGCCTGCGGGTCGAGCGGGGGATCGTCGTCGACGACACGCTGCGGTCCGTCGACGACCCGCGGGTCTTCGCGCTCGGTGACTGCGCCGAGCACGACGGCGTCGTCGCGGGGCTGGTGGCGCCGGCCTGGGAGCAGGCCGCGGTGATCGCCGCCCAGCTCACCGGCGCCGACCCGGCTGCGCGCTACCGCGGCAGCCGAGTGGCGGCGCGGCTGAAGGCCGACGGCCTGCACGTGGCCGCGATGGGTGCCCGCGACGCCGAACTGCCCGGCGACGACGTCGTCGTCGTGGCCGATACCGCGCAAGGGACGTACCGCAAGCTCGTCGTACGCGACGGGCGCATCGCGGGAGCGACGGTCGTCGGCGAGCTGTCGACGGTCGGCGTGCTGACCCAGTTGTTCACCCGGCAGGCCCGGCTGCCCGGTGACCGGGTCAGCCTGCTGGCTCCCGGCAGCGGGACGACGTCGACCCCGGCGGCCTCGCCGTCGCTGATGCCCGCCGGTACGACGGTGTGCTCGTGCAACGGGGTGACCAAAGGCGCGATCCAGCAGGCGGTTCTCGGCGGGTCGCGCAGCGTCGCGGCGGTAGCTCGCGCCACCCGGGCGACCACCGGCTGCGGCGGCTGCCGCGACGTGGTGTCCGGAATCGTCGACTGGCTCGCCGCGGCCGACCCCCAAGTGGAGGTGAACGCATGA